One segment of Leptodactylus fuscus isolate aLepFus1 chromosome 7, aLepFus1.hap2, whole genome shotgun sequence DNA contains the following:
- the CTCF gene encoding transcriptional repressor CTCF, with translation MEGEMADAIVEDSESFMKRKETKTYQRRREGGADEDGCVMVQSQTDVSDVSSDVNSNVQMVMMEQLDSTILQMKTEVMEGVVPQEGDSTVDDTQIITLQVVNMEEQPINLGELQLVQVPVAVPVAATSVGELHAAYDSEVAKEALTEGEPMICHTLPLPEGFQVVKVGANGEVETLEQAELQSQEESTWQKDPDYAPPVKKMKKTKKSKLRYTEEGKDVDVSVYDFEEEQQEGLLSEVNAEKVVGNMKPPKPTKIKKKGVKKTFQCELCSYTCPRRSNLDRHMKSHTDERPHKCHLCGRAFRTVTLLRNHLNTHTGTRPHKCPDCDMAFVTSGELVRHRRYKHTHEKPFKCSMCDYASVEVSKLKRHIRSHTGERPFQCSLCSYASRDTYKLKRHMRTHSGEKPYECYICHARFTQSGTMKMHILQKHTENVAKFHCPHCDTVIARKSDLGVHLRKQHSFIEQGKKCRYCETVFHERYALIQHQKSHKNEKRFKCDQCEYACRQERHMIMHKRTHTGEKPYACSHCDKTFRQKQLLDMHFKRYHDPSFVPAAFVCSKCGKTFTRRNTMSRHADNCTGPDGTDGENGGDGEAVHKKGKRGRKRKMRSKKEGSTDSEDNADPDLDDEDDDEEEDELPVEIEAEHENEPDQPLTPLAPPAKKRRGRPPGKSSQPKQTSTVIQVEDQSTGAIENIIVQVKKETDMEADVVVDAPPAAPTVEAPNGDLSTPEMIFSLMDR, from the exons ATGGAAGGAGAGATGGCAGATGCCATTGTTGAAGATTCTGAGTCCTTCatgaaaagaaaagaaacaaagaCTTATCAGAGACGACGAGAAGGTGGAGCAGATGAGGATGGTTGTGTTATGGTGCAAAGCCAGACAGACGTGAGTGATGTGTCCAGTGATGTTAATAGCAATGTTCAGATGGTTATGATGGAACAGCTTGATTCTACAATACTTCAGATGAAGACCGAGGTCATGGAGGGTGTGGTTCCCCAAGAGGGTGACTCTACAGTGGATGATACACAAATTATCACCTTGCAAGTTGTAAATATGGAGGAACAGCCAATTAATTTAGGAGAGCTTCAGCTTGTTCAGGTCCCTGTAGCTGTTCCTGTTGCTGCCACTTCGGTGGGAGAACTGCATGCAGCATATGACAGTGAAGTAGCCAAAGAAGCATTGACTGAAGGAGAGCCTATGATTTGTCACACACTTCCTCTTCCAGAGGGTTTCCAAGTTGTTAAAGTTGGAGCAAATGGTGAAGTTGAAACTTTAGAGCAAGCAGAGCTTCAATCACAAGAAGAATCTACATGGCAAAAGGATCCAGATTATGCACCACCTgtcaaaaaaatgaagaaaactaAAAAAAGTAAACTGCGCTACACAGAAGAAGGGAAGGATGTTGATGTTTCTGTGTATGACTTTGAAGAGGAACAGCAGGAAGGACTTCTTTCAGAAGTTAATGCAGAAAAAGTTGTTGGAAATATGAAGCCACCTAAACcaacaaaaattaaaaagaaag GTGTAAAGAAGACTTTCCAGTGTGAGCTTTGTAGTTATACTTGTCCTAGACGTTCAAACCTTGATCGTCATATGAAGAGTCATACCGATGAAAGACCTCACAAATGTCACCTATGTGGTCGAGCATTTAGAACGGTTACCTTGCTTAGGAACCATCTGAATACCCATACAG GTACTAGGCCTCATAAGTGTCCCGATTGTGACATGGCCTTTGTGACAAGTGGCGAATTAGTCAGACATCGCCGATACAAACATACTCATGAGAAACCTTTCAAATGTTCTATGTGTGACTATGCTAGTGTTGAG GTAAGCAAGTTGAAGAGACATATTCGTTCTCATACTGGAGAGCGTCCCTTTCAGTGCAGTTTGTGCAGTTACGCTAGCAGAGATACCTACAAATTGAAGAGGCACATGAGAACTCATTCAG GTGAAAAGCCATACGAATGCTATATTTGCCATGCACGTTTTACTCAAAGCGGCACAATGAAAATGCATATATTACAGAAGCATACTGAAAATGTTGCTAAATTTCACTGCCCACACTGTGATACAGTTATTGCAAGGAAAAGTGACTTGG GGGTTCATCTTCGTAAACAACATTCGTTTATTGAGCAAGGCAAAAAGTGCCGTTATTGTGAAACAGTCTTCCATGAGCGTTATGCCCTCATACAACACCAGAAGtctcacaaaaatgaaaaaagattCAAATGTGACCAGTGTGAATATGCTTGCAGACAG GAGCGTCACATGATAATGCACAAACGGACCCATACTGGTGAGAAACCATATGCATGTAGCCATTGTGACAAAACGTTCCGTCAGAAGCAGCTTCTGGATATGCATTTCAAGAGATACCATGATCCTAGTTTTGTTCCTGCTGCCTTTGTGTGTTCAAAGTGTGGAAAAACCTTTACGCGAAGG AATACAATGTCTCGGCATGCAGATAACTGTACTGGGCCTGATGGTACGGATGGAGAAAATGGAGGTGATGGTGAAGCTGTGCATAAAAAAGGGAAACGTGGGCGAAAGAGAAAGATGCGCTCCAAAAAGGAAGGATCCACGGATAGTG AGGATAATGCAGATCCAGATttggatgatgaagatgatgatgaagagGAGGATGAACTTCCAGTTGAAATAGAAGCAGAACATGAAAATGAACCAGATCAACCACTGACTCCACTAGCCCCTCCTGCCAAGAAGCGCAGAGGAAGACCGCCAGGAAAATCCAGTCAACCGAAGCAAA CTTCTACCGTCATTCAAGTGGAGGATCAAAGTACTGGAGCAATTGAAAATATTATAGTGCAAGTGAAGAAAGAAACTGATATGGAAGCAGACGTTGTAGTAGATGCTCCACCAGCTGCCCCTACAGTCGAAGCTCCAAATGGAGATCTCAGTACTCCAGAGATGATCTTTAGCCTAATGGACCGGTGA